In Anguilla rostrata isolate EN2019 chromosome 1, ASM1855537v3, whole genome shotgun sequence, a genomic segment contains:
- the ccdc127a gene encoding coiled-coil domain-containing protein 127a isoform X3: MELRTRPARRRGQQQVELCSSCARAWPGSLSLERKYRQAMTESRRAAVRVELDLEKERQRAQGYRQAVHSQGQQLLEERKRLQEERQALEEEKQRVAQRGAAAVLLEDALGRESERQASAAAVLSEFEAGLVERQSAFCNAFLPRKWRLEMERDLLNRAAAEPLAAELNMESDLEDIFRNDRHCDVLTGDKRKNGSLMWLYLRFWQLQVTLQKHKRAQESLLGVKPNQK; encoded by the exons ATGGAACTTCGGACCAGACCGGCGAGGAGACGGGGACAGCAACAAGTGGAATTATGCTCTTCTTGTGCCCGTGCTTGGCCTGGCAGCCTTTC GCTGGAGCGGAAGTACAGGCAGGCCATGACGGAGAGCCGTCGGGCAGCGGTCCGCGTGGAGCTGGATCTGGAGAAGGAGCGGCAGCGCGCGCAGGGCTACAGGCAGGCGGTCCACTCCCAGGGCCAGCAGCTCCTGGAGGAGCGCAAGCGGCTACAGGAGGAGCGCCaggcgctggaggaggagaagcagcgGGTGGCGCAGCGCGGCGCGGCAGCCGTCCTCCTCGAGGACGCGCTGGGACGGGAGAGCGAGCGGCAGGCTAGCGCCGCGGCGGTGCTGAGCGAGTTTGAGGCCGGGCTGGTGGAGCGGCAGAGCGCTTTCTGCAATGCCTTCCTCCCCCGGAAGTGGCGgctggagatggagagggacCTACTTAACCGGGCCGCCGCGGAGCCGCTGGCCGCGGAGCTGAACATGGAGAGCGATCTGGAGGACATCTTCAGAAATGACCGCCACTGCGATGTCCTGACCGGGGACAAGCGGAAGAACGGCAGCCTGATGTGGTTGTACCTCAGGTTCTGGCAGCTGCAGGTTACTTTGCAGAAACACAAGAGGGCACAGGAATCTCTACTGGGTGTGAAGCCAAACCAAAAGTGA
- the ccdc127a gene encoding coiled-coil domain-containing protein 127a isoform X1, which yields MNNLNDPPGWNFGPDRRGDGDSNKWNYALLVPVLGLAAFHWIWTRESKREIGEVKAGYARDLTAVSNRLERKYRQAMTESRRAAVRVELDLEKERQRAQGYRQAVHSQGQQLLEERKRLQEERQALEEEKQRVAQRGAAAVLLEDALGRESERQASAAAVLSEFEAGLVERQSAFCNAFLPRKWRLEMERDLLNRAAAEPLAAELNMESDLEDIFRNDRHCDVLTGDKRKNGSLMWLYLRFWQLQVTLQKHKRAQESLLGVKPNQK from the exons ATGAACAACTTGAATGACCCCCCAGGATGGAACTTCGGACCAGACCGGCGAGGAGACGGGGACAGCAACAAGTGGAATTATGCTCTTCTTGTGCCCGTGCTTGGCCTGGCAGCCTTTC ACTGGATCTGGACCAGAGAGTCAAAGAGGGAGATTGGGGAGGTGAAAGCTGGGTACGCCCGAGATCTGACGGCCGTGTCCAACAGGCTGGAGCGGAAGTACAGGCAGGCCATGACGGAGAGCCGTCGGGCAGCGGTCCGCGTGGAGCTGGATCTGGAGAAGGAGCGGCAGCGCGCGCAGGGCTACAGGCAGGCGGTCCACTCCCAGGGCCAGCAGCTCCTGGAGGAGCGCAAGCGGCTACAGGAGGAGCGCCaggcgctggaggaggagaagcagcgGGTGGCGCAGCGCGGCGCGGCAGCCGTCCTCCTCGAGGACGCGCTGGGACGGGAGAGCGAGCGGCAGGCTAGCGCCGCGGCGGTGCTGAGCGAGTTTGAGGCCGGGCTGGTGGAGCGGCAGAGCGCTTTCTGCAATGCCTTCCTCCCCCGGAAGTGGCGgctggagatggagagggacCTACTTAACCGGGCCGCCGCGGAGCCGCTGGCCGCGGAGCTGAACATGGAGAGCGATCTGGAGGACATCTTCAGAAATGACCGCCACTGCGATGTCCTGACCGGGGACAAGCGGAAGAACGGCAGCCTGATGTGGTTGTACCTCAGGTTCTGGCAGCTGCAGGTTACTTTGCAGAAACACAAGAGGGCACAGGAATCTCTACTGGGTGTGAAGCCAAACCAAAAGTGA
- the ccdc127a gene encoding coiled-coil domain-containing protein 127a isoform X2, translated as MMELRTRPARRRGQQQVELCSSCARAWPGSLSLERKYRQAMTESRRAAVRVELDLEKERQRAQGYRQAVHSQGQQLLEERKRLQEERQALEEEKQRVAQRGAAAVLLEDALGRESERQASAAAVLSEFEAGLVERQSAFCNAFLPRKWRLEMERDLLNRAAAEPLAAELNMESDLEDIFRNDRHCDVLTGDKRKNGSLMWLYLRFWQLQVTLQKHKRAQESLLGVKPNQK; from the exons AT GATGGAACTTCGGACCAGACCGGCGAGGAGACGGGGACAGCAACAAGTGGAATTATGCTCTTCTTGTGCCCGTGCTTGGCCTGGCAGCCTTTC GCTGGAGCGGAAGTACAGGCAGGCCATGACGGAGAGCCGTCGGGCAGCGGTCCGCGTGGAGCTGGATCTGGAGAAGGAGCGGCAGCGCGCGCAGGGCTACAGGCAGGCGGTCCACTCCCAGGGCCAGCAGCTCCTGGAGGAGCGCAAGCGGCTACAGGAGGAGCGCCaggcgctggaggaggagaagcagcgGGTGGCGCAGCGCGGCGCGGCAGCCGTCCTCCTCGAGGACGCGCTGGGACGGGAGAGCGAGCGGCAGGCTAGCGCCGCGGCGGTGCTGAGCGAGTTTGAGGCCGGGCTGGTGGAGCGGCAGAGCGCTTTCTGCAATGCCTTCCTCCCCCGGAAGTGGCGgctggagatggagagggacCTACTTAACCGGGCCGCCGCGGAGCCGCTGGCCGCGGAGCTGAACATGGAGAGCGATCTGGAGGACATCTTCAGAAATGACCGCCACTGCGATGTCCTGACCGGGGACAAGCGGAAGAACGGCAGCCTGATGTGGTTGTACCTCAGGTTCTGGCAGCTGCAGGTTACTTTGCAGAAACACAAGAGGGCACAGGAATCTCTACTGGGTGTGAAGCCAAACCAAAAGTGA
- the zmp:0000000930 gene encoding telethonin yields MHCLSRKVSSYLVNAHCDVEEGNEEKREHYHCTWLDLVMETRPEQKTALLEEDSSRKETYEQKQEANFLVQRHPNQTIRLGRQGQKMAEHQLRCKNVLPVPIFTPGKPPSRKESNRAFSPTELRSIMEYKQALSNGMCLQKTEISKITEHMPKVTQPACIAHRVSNLISPPRESSHSPQRCQ; encoded by the exons ATGCATTGCCTAAGCAGAAAGGTCAGCTCTTATCTGGTGAATGCTCATTGTGATGTGGAAGAGGGCAATGAGGAAAAGAGGGAACACTACCATTGTACTTGGCTGGACCTGGTAATGGAGACAAGACCAGAACAGAA GACAGCATTGTTAGAGGAGGATTCTTCACGTAAGGAGACCTACGAGCAGAAACAAGAGGCAAATTTCCTGGTACAGAGACACCCCAACCAAACGATCCGGCTGGGTAGACAGGGGCAGAAGATGGCCGAGCACCAGCTGCGCTGTAAGAATGTTCTCCCTGTGCCAATCTTCACACCAGGCAAACCACCGTCACGCAAGGAGTCAAACCGAGCATTCAGCCCCACAGAGCTCAGATCTATCATGGAGTACAAACAAGCGCTGTCGAATGGCATGTGTCTGCAAAAGACTGAAATCTCCAAAATCACCGAACACATGCCAAAAGTCACACAACCCGCCTGTATAGCCCATAGAGTATCAAATCTCATCTCACCACCACGTGAATCCTCTCATAGTCCACAGAGATGCCAGTGA